From Gimesia panareensis, the proteins below share one genomic window:
- a CDS encoding DUF2200 domain-containing protein: protein MTSKSDHHERMANMTFAAVYPHYVTKVEKKGRTREELHQVISWLTGFNEQALEKHISDKITFKHFFQKARLNPNAHLITGMICGYRVEEIENPLTQQIRYLDKLVDELAKGKKMEKILRTE, encoded by the coding sequence ATGACCAGCAAATCCGACCACCATGAACGCATGGCGAACATGACGTTTGCTGCCGTATATCCACACTATGTTACAAAAGTGGAAAAGAAAGGACGGACCCGGGAAGAATTACATCAGGTGATCAGCTGGCTGACAGGATTCAACGAACAGGCGCTGGAGAAACACATCAGTGACAAAATTACGTTTAAGCATTTTTTTCAGAAAGCCAGATTAAATCCCAACGCTCACCTGATCACAGGCATGATTTGCGGCTATCGGGTGGAAGAGATTGAGAATCCACTCACGCAGCAGATCAGGTACCTCGACAAGCTGGTCGATGAACTCGCCAAAGGGAAGAAGATGGAAAAAATCCTGCGAACAGAATGA
- a CDS encoding carbonic anhydrase family protein: MIRMSLNPLWICCLLMFLFTACTQEQPAASTATDSGSSTVDDVKPLVNRVLTQEEQAELTPDQVLTLLKEGNQRFVAGTLTARDHSKQVRDAALGQYPKAVILSCLDSRIPVEDVFDRGIGDIFVARVAGNFENTDILGSMEFACKVSGSKLVFVLGHESCGAIRGAIDGVELGNITAMLANIKPAVDHFKDYAGDKTSQNPEFVKMVTKQNVLATIDRIRTNSPILKEMELQGDIKIVGGIYNMDTGEVTLLEE, from the coding sequence ATGATCAGAATGAGTCTGAACCCGCTGTGGATCTGTTGTCTGCTGATGTTTTTATTCACCGCTTGCACACAGGAACAGCCTGCTGCCAGCACAGCTACAGACAGCGGTTCATCCACGGTCGATGATGTGAAACCACTGGTGAACCGGGTGCTGACTCAGGAAGAACAGGCGGAACTGACGCCGGATCAGGTGCTGACACTGCTCAAAGAGGGAAATCAGCGTTTCGTGGCCGGGACACTCACTGCCCGCGATCATTCCAAGCAGGTTCGCGACGCGGCACTGGGCCAGTATCCCAAAGCGGTCATTCTCTCCTGCCTAGATTCACGCATCCCGGTGGAAGATGTCTTCGATCGCGGAATCGGTGACATTTTCGTCGCTCGCGTAGCAGGCAACTTCGAAAACACGGATATCCTGGGCAGCATGGAATTTGCCTGTAAGGTCTCCGGATCGAAACTCGTGTTTGTGCTGGGGCACGAAAGTTGTGGCGCGATTCGCGGAGCGATTGACGGCGTCGAACTGGGGAACATCACCGCCATGCTGGCCAATATCAAACCGGCGGTTGACCACTTCAAAGATTACGCAGGGGACAAAACAAGCCAGAATCCCGAGTTCGTCAAGATGGTGACCAAGCAGAACGTGCTGGCGACGATCGACCGCATCCGGACCAACAGTCCCATCCTCAAGGAAATGGAGCTGCAGGGAGACATCAAAATCGTGGGCGGTATTTATAATATGGACACCGGCGAGGTGACGCTGCTGGAAGAGTAA